A genomic stretch from Shewanella woodyi ATCC 51908 includes:
- a CDS encoding TonB-dependent receptor, translating into MSKFKLAPISTAILLSTLGGAAWAESDQLNVDNQEMEVINVTAKPFDTPVSSLPGTVQIIDQEAIAAQISVSADLSGLLANLVPSYGPETQMMSSTYQGFRGRKAIVMIDGVIVSNTLRDTSRVLSSISVENIERIEVIQGASAVYGNGESAGVINLITYQASEEGIAFWSQAKIDGSIHDSDSIGYQLSQRVSGTQGQFNYLAQLNWRDSGTLFDGEGTQIPSDPAGRGGQGELEDLDALVKLGYLFDDDSSMALNLHTRKLENQLSFARKTVFDETVVVDTSKPFTGDAPYSENKYLQFTYHAPSLGGHQVNIELSASESENTQANKVLTQSKKQAARIAAQPLRLPREQDRLTYGIDYQVDKTKQISAKGICEICNVEQTNIAPFAEYEFNQDDFMLQFGVRYEHFDLDVPDYLATGRYGSTPYSGQTIEGGSLNYSKPVFNLGGVYRFETTEVYASFSQGYGLGDLRRLRSIDVPEVEQYDDKMKPTEANNFDLGYRGQFDSFSFDIGLFYTQSERAQSYVDILDQVIYGTLATIDPRLVYDQSNTLNPDAIDAVVSRDEKTYGLELISSYAINDTFTFGGNLSYTQGEYRHPTKGWVEMNNARISPMKANLFLDMNLNDEFGGLLQVNYVGSRDEGTEIDLPLPQNGMWGTFNGYSYYNAPTESYTTVDLSLFYQSHFGRFTLGIKNLFDKVYRPAYAQMGSGSVYGGIDLPSDPTLDQLEGLVRDYAFKDSYNAQGTTFTLGYQVYY; encoded by the coding sequence GTGTCTAAGTTCAAGTTAGCCCCAATATCGACCGCCATTTTGCTTTCCACACTGGGTGGAGCTGCATGGGCTGAGAGTGACCAACTTAATGTCGATAATCAAGAGATGGAGGTGATTAATGTCACCGCTAAACCTTTCGATACCCCAGTATCTTCACTGCCAGGAACGGTTCAGATCATTGATCAGGAGGCGATTGCTGCACAGATCAGTGTAAGTGCCGATCTGTCTGGATTGCTAGCAAACCTAGTGCCGAGCTACGGCCCTGAAACTCAGATGATGTCCAGTACATATCAGGGGTTTCGTGGCCGAAAAGCGATAGTGATGATCGACGGGGTCATTGTGTCGAATACGCTACGTGATACCAGTCGGGTGCTCTCATCTATCTCGGTGGAGAATATCGAACGTATCGAGGTGATACAGGGGGCGAGCGCTGTATATGGAAATGGTGAATCTGCTGGTGTGATCAACCTTATCACCTATCAGGCAAGTGAAGAGGGGATCGCATTTTGGAGCCAAGCAAAAATTGATGGCTCTATCCATGACTCTGATTCAATCGGTTACCAACTAAGCCAGCGAGTCTCTGGCACTCAAGGTCAATTTAACTATCTGGCTCAGCTTAACTGGCGAGATTCAGGCACCCTATTTGATGGTGAAGGTACTCAAATTCCCTCAGATCCAGCGGGACGTGGTGGGCAGGGGGAGCTAGAAGACCTCGACGCCTTAGTTAAACTTGGTTATCTATTTGATGATGACTCAAGCATGGCGCTGAACCTGCACACTAGAAAGCTTGAAAATCAACTGAGCTTTGCACGTAAAACAGTGTTTGATGAAACCGTTGTGGTTGATACCTCTAAACCTTTTACTGGTGATGCGCCCTATAGCGAAAACAAGTATCTGCAGTTTACCTATCATGCTCCCTCGTTAGGTGGCCATCAGGTGAATATCGAACTGAGTGCCAGCGAAAGTGAAAATACTCAAGCAAACAAGGTGCTGACTCAGTCTAAAAAGCAGGCTGCACGTATCGCAGCCCAGCCTCTAAGGTTACCTAGGGAGCAAGACCGACTCACCTATGGTATCGATTATCAAGTGGATAAAACCAAACAGATCAGCGCGAAAGGGATCTGCGAGATCTGTAATGTCGAGCAGACCAACATCGCCCCTTTTGCAGAGTATGAGTTTAACCAAGATGACTTTATGCTGCAGTTCGGCGTCCGTTATGAGCATTTTGATCTCGATGTGCCAGATTATCTGGCTACAGGTAGATATGGATCTACACCATACAGTGGCCAAACCATCGAGGGTGGTAGCTTAAATTACAGTAAGCCTGTATTTAATTTGGGTGGGGTTTATCGATTTGAAACCACAGAAGTTTATGCCTCATTTTCACAAGGGTATGGACTTGGCGATCTGCGTCGACTTCGTTCTATAGATGTGCCTGAGGTTGAGCAATATGATGACAAGATGAAACCAACCGAAGCCAATAATTTTGACTTGGGTTATCGGGGACAGTTCGATAGTTTCAGTTTCGATATAGGCCTTTTCTATACTCAATCTGAACGTGCCCAGAGTTATGTCGATATATTGGATCAGGTGATCTACGGCACTTTAGCCACGATAGACCCTCGGCTGGTTTATGATCAATCTAACACACTAAATCCTGATGCTATTGATGCCGTGGTGAGCCGCGATGAGAAGACCTACGGGCTTGAGCTTATCTCATCCTATGCGATTAATGACACCTTTACCTTTGGCGGAAATTTGAGTTATACCCAAGGTGAATATCGTCACCCGACAAAGGGTTGGGTGGAGATGAACAACGCCCGCATTAGCCCGATGAAAGCCAATCTATTTCTCGATATGAACTTGAACGATGAGTTTGGTGGTCTGTTACAGGTCAACTATGTAGGCTCACGAGATGAAGGTACAGAGATAGATCTGCCACTGCCGCAAAACGGTATGTGGGGAACCTTTAATGGCTATAGCTATTACAACGCACCTACCGAGAGTTATACCACGGTGGATCTCAGCCTCTTCTATCAAAGTCATTTTGGTCGATTTACTTTAGGGATCAAAAACCTGTTTGATAAGGTTTATCGCCCAGCCTATGCCCAGATGGGGAGTGGTAGTGTGTATGGCGGCATCGACTTGCCAAGCGATCCTACTTTAGATCAGCTAGAAGGCTTAGTGCGTGACTATGCGTTCAAAGACAGCTACAACGCTCAAGGAACGACCTTCACCTTAGGTTATCAAGTTTATTATTAA
- a CDS encoding dTDP-4-dehydrorhamnose reductase family protein: MARVMITGSTGLLGRAVVKQLKQTDEHLLIATGFSRAETGIYKLDLTDEEAISEFIGVHQPDVIIHCAAERRPDISEQSPEAALALNLGATGALAKAAKQQGTWLIYISTDYVFDGTEPSYSEADKPNPVNFYGESKLQGEQALLATASDFAVLRLPILYGEVEKIEESAVLVLLNQLLDSTPQNVDNWAVRSPTSTQDIALAIEQMIGLHLKGEDLNGIYHFSAKQTMSKYQMLLVLAELFELNSEHLTPISSPMDTAKRPHDCTLSCQRLTELGIASQIAFKEGVKESLVSSQNALSLIGLTLK, translated from the coding sequence GTGGCAAGAGTTATGATTACAGGGTCAACGGGTCTCTTAGGTAGAGCGGTGGTTAAGCAGCTTAAGCAAACAGATGAGCACCTACTTATTGCAACGGGGTTTAGCCGCGCCGAAACTGGTATATACAAGTTAGACCTGACCGACGAAGAGGCGATCAGTGAGTTTATTGGAGTCCATCAGCCGGATGTGATTATTCACTGCGCAGCAGAGCGTCGACCGGATATCTCAGAACAATCTCCCGAAGCGGCACTGGCACTTAACCTTGGTGCAACTGGGGCTTTAGCAAAAGCGGCTAAGCAGCAGGGAACTTGGCTTATCTATATCTCCACAGATTATGTGTTCGACGGGACTGAACCTAGCTACAGTGAGGCTGATAAGCCAAATCCAGTTAATTTTTATGGTGAGTCTAAGTTACAGGGCGAGCAGGCTTTATTAGCAACAGCCAGTGATTTTGCCGTGTTGAGGTTGCCTATCCTCTATGGTGAGGTTGAGAAAATTGAGGAGTCTGCTGTGTTAGTGCTATTAAATCAGCTGCTCGACAGTACGCCACAAAATGTGGACAATTGGGCCGTTCGCAGCCCCACTTCAACTCAAGATATTGCTCTAGCCATTGAACAGATGATAGGCCTTCACCTGAAAGGAGAGGATCTGAATGGGATCTATCATTTCAGCGCTAAACAGACCATGAGCAAATATCAGATGCTACTTGTGTTAGCGGAGCTATTTGAGCTAAACAGTGAGCACCTTACGCCGATATCATCCCCTATGGACACGGCTAAAAGACCCCATGATTGTACCTTGAGCTGCCAACGTCTAACAGAGTTAGGGATCGCCTCTCAAATCGCTTTTAAGGAGGGAGTAAAAGAGAGCTTAGTTAGCTCACAAAATGCATTGTCCTTAATAGGATTAACCTTGAAATAA
- a CDS encoding sensor histidine kinase, whose protein sequence is MLKGVSPQLFANLSASDQLASLRILGLVLKLVLTFMAAETFGLSLHSPALNYALILEAVYLAVTFGVRKPLQLTDTGLFIALLLDTAFWITWLYFSGGATNAFISLLLLPIAIAAVILPRWAPWTLTLISTLAYSLMLYTVPSEQMQHHGMDMGSHYLGMWLNFVISSLVLTTSVAFIANRMRRQDAELAYMREAQLRQEKLLALGTASAQMAHQLATPLSSLRLLVEEVAEESDANMPAIKEMNSALSRCEKTLADLRLATESIREQKQLKITAGELINQLEQQVTLLMPQVLLELESDAQADVIQVQSDTSLLPAVLSLIENAARASDEQTASQRVKITLDIDSEQACIILRVRDYGCGIPQGVISQLGHKFVESPTGMGVALMLSHASFERLGGRLILGAHLEGGAVAEVSLPIAESVR, encoded by the coding sequence ATGTTAAAAGGCGTTTCTCCACAACTATTTGCAAACTTAAGTGCGTCTGATCAACTCGCTTCCCTGCGGATTTTAGGTCTCGTACTTAAGTTAGTGCTGACCTTTATGGCGGCAGAAACCTTTGGCCTTTCACTGCACAGTCCAGCGTTAAATTATGCCCTGATATTGGAGGCTGTGTATCTTGCCGTCACCTTTGGGGTACGTAAACCGCTGCAGCTAACCGATACTGGTCTGTTTATTGCTCTTTTGCTCGACACCGCTTTTTGGATCACTTGGCTCTACTTCTCCGGTGGCGCCACCAATGCATTTATCTCCCTATTGCTACTACCTATCGCCATTGCGGCGGTGATCTTGCCCCGTTGGGCACCGTGGACATTAACGCTCATCTCAACCTTGGCCTATAGCCTGATGCTATACACAGTGCCGTCTGAGCAGATGCAGCACCACGGTATGGATATGGGGTCTCACTATTTAGGAATGTGGCTCAACTTTGTGATCTCATCTTTAGTGCTAACCACAAGCGTGGCTTTTATCGCTAATCGGATGCGTAGGCAAGATGCTGAACTCGCTTATATGCGTGAGGCTCAGCTCAGGCAAGAAAAGCTTCTCGCCTTAGGTACGGCCTCGGCTCAAATGGCACATCAACTGGCGACCCCTCTTTCAAGTTTAAGGTTGCTCGTTGAGGAGGTCGCCGAGGAGTCCGATGCTAATATGCCTGCGATAAAAGAGATGAATAGTGCGTTGAGCCGCTGCGAGAAAACCTTGGCTGATTTGAGACTGGCCACTGAGTCGATTCGCGAGCAGAAACAGCTTAAGATCACAGCAGGTGAGCTTATTAATCAACTTGAGCAGCAGGTGACGTTACTGATGCCACAAGTGTTACTGGAGCTGGAGTCAGATGCCCAAGCTGATGTTATCCAAGTGCAAAGTGATACTAGCTTGCTGCCAGCGGTTCTGTCGTTAATTGAGAATGCGGCGCGGGCAAGTGATGAGCAAACCGCGAGCCAGAGGGTCAAGATCACACTGGATATCGACAGTGAGCAGGCCTGCATTATATTAAGGGTTAGGGATTATGGCTGTGGCATTCCACAGGGGGTTATCTCTCAACTGGGTCATAAATTCGTTGAGAGCCCAACAGGGATGGGCGTTGCCTTAATGCTCAGTCATGCCAGTTTTGAGCGTTTAGGCGGGCGGCTAATTTTAGGTGCTCACCTAGAGGGGGGCGCTGTGGCTGAGGTGAGTTTGCCAATTGCGGAGTCAGTGAGATGA
- a CDS encoding response regulator transcription factor produces MGYKLLIIEDDLALAGVLERRMSRHGFSCIQAHDASKALLDARQFKPTHILLDMKLAQDNGLNLISPLRRSLPDVVMVLLTGYASIATAVEAIRLGADNYLAKPVDTATLLSALTDTQIKGGAVEINELDEQPLNPKRLEWEHIQQVLNMNKGNVSETARQLGMHRRTLQRKLLKKPTLDNRQSETS; encoded by the coding sequence ATGGGTTATAAACTTTTGATTATAGAGGATGACCTTGCATTAGCCGGTGTGCTGGAGCGGCGTATGTCACGTCATGGCTTCAGCTGCATTCAAGCCCACGATGCTAGTAAAGCCCTGCTAGATGCTAGGCAGTTTAAACCGACCCATATTCTGCTGGATATGAAGCTAGCCCAGGACAATGGCCTGAATCTTATCTCGCCTTTACGCCGCAGCTTACCGGATGTGGTGATGGTGCTATTGACCGGCTACGCCAGTATTGCCACGGCAGTAGAAGCGATTCGACTCGGCGCCGATAACTATTTAGCCAAGCCTGTAGATACGGCAACCTTGTTGAGTGCGTTAACCGATACTCAGATAAAAGGGGGAGCTGTGGAGATCAATGAGCTCGATGAGCAGCCATTGAACCCTAAACGGCTGGAGTGGGAGCATATTCAGCAGGTACTAAATATGAATAAAGGCAATGTTTCTGAGACTGCTCGTCAGCTTGGGATGCATAGGCGTACTCTGCAGCGAAAGCTACTCAAAAAACCTACCTTAGATAATCGCCAATCTGAAACATCCTGA